The Saprospiraceae bacterium genome includes the window CTTTGAAGCCTATCGGGAAGGCGCCCAGGGCGCAAATGGCGGCAAAGTGGGTGGCGGATGTGGCTGTAATTGAAAGGAAGGATAAAAGAAGGAAAATCATAATTAAAACAAATGATCAATAACGCAAGAAAAGGCACTTACCAGAGTTATACCTTAACGTTTACAACCCTGGTGGCCATTCTAATCCTTTCTGCACCGATGACACTGGTGGCACAGGATGCAAAATATAAAATGAAAGGAAACGATAAAGAAATAACTGCTGATTTTCTAATGAGTTACTATGACCAGGATGGTAACAATGCAGCGGTAACCGGAGGTTTAGGGACGGAAAAATTAGAAGATGTTGCTACCTTAATAGTTCTCAATATCCCCATAGATACGACCCAATCTCTTGCCGCTTCCCTTGGTGCTGATTTCTATTCTTCCGCCTCGACGGATAATATTGACAATAATGTTTCATCCGCTTCAGCACATGATTTAAGGGTCTTTATGAACTTGGGCTATGCCAAAAAGAATTTGCGTAAAGCAGAGACTTATGGCATAGGGCTGGGGTTTTCCAATGAATACGATTACACTTCTATTTCAGCTAACTTGTCGTGGGCAAAAGAATTTAATGAAGGAAATTCAGAGTTAAACTTAAAAGCACAGGCTTTTCTGGACCGTTGGGAGACCATCTTTCCAATAGAATTACGGCAGGAGGTGAGTGTACCTACCAATGGACGGCAGTCTTATAATTTTCAGGCAGCCTTTTCACAAGTAATCAATCGTAGGATGCAATTTTCCGTCTCGGGCGAATTGATTTACATGAAAGGATTGCTTTCGACACCTTTTCACCGGGTGTATTTCCAAGATCAGAACCTTGCAGATATTGAGCGATTACCGGACAGTCGCTTGAAGATTCCCATTGGTGTCAGGTTGAACTATTTCCCGATAGATGAATTCGTTCTTCGATCTTACTATCGGTATTATTGGGATGACTTTGGGATAAATGCCCATACCCTGAGCTTAGAAACGCCCATCAAGTTAAACCCTGTATGGAGTGTAACCCCGTTTTACCGATACCATATCCAGACGGGCTCAACTTATTTTGCACCTTATGGTGAACACCTGTCAGATGAGTTATTTTATACCTCTGATTATGATTTATCTGCATTGTCCAGTCATAAGTTTGGAATGGGCATAAAGCTGGCGCCACTTTATGGCTTGGCCAGGATGAAGTCGCCCATAGGAAAGGAAAAAATGATGATCATGAAATCCTTAGAATTGAGAGGAGCCTATTATCAACGAAGTACCGATTTGAAGGCTTTTATTGTGAGTCTCGGACTTAGTTTTGGGGTAAAATAGACAACTTCATAAAGAATGTGGAGTGTTTGATTTGGAGAAAGAAAAGGGCCTGGAACACATCCAGGCCTTCTTCTTTTATAGCGTATTTATGTTTGACTGACCACTGAGTAAGTGGTTTAGAGCATGTTTGGAGGTCACCCTTTATTCACAGCCTTTATAGTGATTTATGGTGTTCATGAATCTCCCAAGGTCGATTTGGGTCTAAAACTATCCCTTTTTCGCTGATACTTCGTTGCTTTTTTTGTCCGTACCGAAGGGTATGAACTTCAAAAAGGCACTGTTGATACACTGTATCAAGCCATCTCAGTCAACGAAAAATTGACACTTTTTGCCTCCAAAAGCGACCTCCAAACATGCTCTAAAACATTTCGGTCACTGCAAAGTGAAAAGCACCTTCAATTTGTGCGTTTTCATCTGAATCAGAGCCATGTACGGCATTTTCACCAATGCTGGTGGCAAAGAGGGCGCGAATGGTGCCCGGTGCAGCCTGAGCAGGGTTGGTAGCGCCAATTAGGGTACGGAAATCCTCTACCGCATTGTCCTTCTCAAGAATAGCCGCTACGATAGGGCCAGAAGACATGAATTCCACTAATTCCCCATAAAAAGGTCTTTCCTTATGTACGGCATAAAATTCCCCTGCTTTCTCAGGAGATAACTTGGTCAACTTCATGGCAACGATTTTGAAACCACCTTCGTTGATTTTTGCTAAAATAGCACCGATGTGACCGGCTTTTACGGCATCGGGCTTAATCATGGTAAACGTTTTTTTTCCAGCCATTTTATCTATGGTTTTTAAATTTTAATCTATCCTTTTTCGAAAAGCGGTGCAAAAGTAAAGAAAGTGAGACAATGTGACCAATCAGAATGGATAATATTTTGGTTAATTTTATAATTTTTGCAACTTCGCACCCTGATTGAAAAAATCGTATGGATAATATTTCAGAGATAAAAGCACTACTCAGCTCTCCCAAGGAGGTTTTAATTACTACTCATCGAAACCCCGATGGAGATGCCATAGGTTCTTCTTTAGGGCTTATGCACTATTTGAATCAGCTTGGGCATCAGGTGAAAATAGTGGCCCCGTCAGAATACCCCGATTTTCTGGCCTGGTTACCCGATGCAACGCAGATTATTATTTTCGATAATGCGGTCGAAGATGCACAGGAAGTGGTTAAGGCAGCTGAACTCATTTTTTGCCTCGACTTTAATTCCCTGGAGCGAATTGATAAATTAGGTGATTTGGTGCGGGACAAGTCCTGCCCTAAAATAATGATCGACCATCATTTATATCCGGAGCCATTTGCTGAGTATTGTCTTTCTGACACCACGGCTTCTTCAACCAGTGAAATGGTTTTTGATTTCATTGAAGCGCTGGGTGATAAATCGCTCATGAATAATAAGATAGGTGAATGCATCTTTACCGGAATTTTAACAGATACCGGTTCTTTTAAATACAGTACTTCTCCCAAGCTGTTCAGGATCGTGTCGGAGTTGCTTTCTTATGGCGTAGACGATCATAAACTGCAAGACCTGATCTTCAATAGCATGACGGAAAAGCAGCTACGGTTATTGGGACATTGCCTGAATAGCAGGATGGAAATCTTGGAGGAGTTTAATACCGGAATTATCACCTTAACAAAAGAAGATTATGCTACCTTTGATATTCAAAGGGGGGATACTGAGGGGATTGTAAACCAGCTCTTGAAAATCAAAGAGGTAAAGATGGCTGCATTTATTACCGAGCAGCCAACAATAGTGAAAATATCCTTGCGTTCTAAGGATGATTTCTCTGTGCAGGAAATTGCTCAGAAGCATTTCAAAGGAGGAGGGCATCGGAATGCCGCAGGAGGCGCTTCTTTTCAAGGCTTGAAAGCGACCCTTCGGAAATTCAAGGAATTATTACCTCTTTACAAGGATGAACTTACGAAGTAACCTTATGCCCAGTGGGTCAATATAGTTGAGTTTACTTTATTATTCGATTAATAATCAATTTACTATGCGAATTTTAATTATGCTGCTTGCCCTGTCTCTGATAGGATTGACGGCTTGCAAACCCGGTGGTGAAGGCACCGGAGAAATCCAGGTGCTGGAAGATGGCACGCAGTACATTTATCATAAAAAAACGGGTAACCCACCGGGTAATCCTTCTGACTATGTATTGTTCCATGTTTATACAGGTACGGAAACAGCGGTGGTTAATTCCAGCCGAGAAACGGGTAACGAGCCAGCCTATCAAATACCAGATGCAGGCGCACCTGCTAATCCAAACTCTCCTGTACCGCATTTCTTGGAAATGATGGGTAAAGGAGATAGTTTGACCATTGTCGTGAATTTGGATACCCTTCCTGAAAAGCCTCCAGGATTTGAGAATGAATCTATGCTCTATTACAGCATTGCCATTCAGGACATTCAGTCGAATGCTGCCTATGAGGTTGTTTTAGAAGAAAAGCGAAGTGCTGCTGAAAAAGAAGCTGAGGTCGTAAAAGCTCGTTTGTCAGAAGTAGAAGCATTGGTCCAAGAAACAGTAGGCAAATATAGCAGTGGAAGCCTAACTAGCTTGAACACCCTTGATTCTGGCTTAAAGATTTATACCATTGAGGAAGGCGATGGTGAAACACCTAATTCGGGAGAATTGGTAAAAGTACTTTATTATGGCACCCTAGCTGACGGAACTCGTTTCGATGATGCTTTTTCAAGAGGAGCATCCTTTGATTTCCCAATTGGTGCAGGAAGAGTGATCCAGGGATGGGATGAAGGCATTGCCCAATTGAAAAAAGGTAGTAAAGCCTTTTTGTTTATCCCACCAGCAATGGGCTATGGTGCAGCCGGTTCACCTCCTGTTATTCCTCCGGATGCAGAACTTGTTTTTTACGTTGAGTTGTTAAAATAAACTATCATTTCGCTGATTATTTTTGCAGGGGAAAGCTGGAAGTTGGAAATAGGAAGGGGGAAGTCGGAAAAACGGGTATCTTTCCCCTGCAAAAACGGTAATTGGGGCAATAAAATTAGATTATCATATTATGACAGCAGATCAATTGAAAGATTTCAGGGACCGCCTTTTGGTGCTAAGGAGGTATCTTTGACGTCGATAGACGACTTATTGAAATCGAAGAAAAAGAGCAGCTTTCACTTGACCCCAACTTCTGGAATGACCCAAAAAATGCAGAGAGTGTTTTAAAAACAATCAAAAGCCATAAAAATTGGGTCGCCCAGTATCATAGTGTTGAGGCAGTGATTGACGATGCAGAAATCTTACTTGAATTCCAAAAGGAAGGGGAAGCTTCAGAGGAAGAAGTGGAGCAAAAGTATGAAGAGGCTAATGAAGCATTGGATGACCTAGAATTTCACTCTACCTTAAATCGAACGGAAGATGAGTTAGGCTGCATTTTAGAAATCAATGCAGGAGCCGGTGGAACTGAAGCCTGTGACTGGGCAGATATGCTCTTTCGTATGTACAAAATGTGGGCAGAAAAGAAAGGCTTCAAACTAAGTCAACTGAACATCCAGGAGGGCGATGTGGCTGGCATCAAGTCAGTCGAACTCGAAATTCAGGGCGACTTCGCCTATGGGATGTTAAAAGGGGAAAACGGGGTCCATCGCCTGGTTCGCATCAGCCCTTATAACGCTCAGGGCAAACGGATGACCTCCTTTGCTTCGGTCTTTATTCATCCAATGGTAGATGAAAGGATCGAAATTGAGGTTAACCCGGCAGATCTCGACTGGGATACCTTTCGGGCAAGTGGTGCGGGTGGTCAGCACGTAAATAAAACGGAATCGGCGGTGCGGGTAAGGCACCTTCCGAGTGGTATTGTGGCAGAATGCCAAGAGGAACGCTCTCAACATTTGAACAGGGAAAAGGCCATTCAAATGCTTAAATCTCGATTATATGAAAGAGAATTGGAGCGACAAAGAGCTGAACGAGAGAAAGTGGAAGCAGGGAAGATGAAAAATGAATGGGGTTCACAGATTCGAAGTTATGTACTGGACGATCGAAGAGTGAAAGATCATCGGACTAATTTCCAGACAAGCCAAACAGATGCTGTTCTTGCAGGAGACCTGGATGGTTTTCTGAAGGCATTTTTAATGCATCATGATTAAAACGGAAAAGTACTATATTCCTTCTTACGTCATCCTTATTCTCCAAATTGCCGCCATAAGCGTCTTCTGGGGCAGGGCCTGGCAACACTGGTTTTGGGATGCGCCCTATCGCAGTTTGCTTTGGGATGAGCGCTGGATGAGCGGGATAATAGAAGGACTATTTGGAATGGATTGGGAAGATTATGTTACTTCTTCCCGTGTAGATGCTGGCATACAAACCTGGATTAAGGTTACAGGCGTAGTTTATTTTTTGGCTGGCCTGTCCGCTATTTTTATCCGACAATGGGGGCGGATAGCAAAGGTGTTTATTTTCTTAGGTGGGATAAACCTGATTTTGCTATCCGTTTTGTATTTTAAAGAACGTTTTTTTGCTTTCGGCCAATTTTTTGAATATACCCTTCAAATGTTGGCGCCATTCCTACTATGGTATGCCTATCGCATTCCCGTTTTTAGTCAACGCTGGGTGATAGGGCTTAAAGTGGCAATTGTACTTACCTTCACCTGCCATGGATTATATGCGATAGGGTATTATCCCCGTCCGGTTCAATTTCAGGAAATGGTCATGAATATACTTGGTTTGCCAGAAAACTGGGTCAAGCCCTTTCTGGACACAGCAGGAATTTTAGATTTTGTATTGAGTATATTAATCTTTTTGCCTTGGAGGAAGGTTCAGATTGCAGGATTAGTATATGCCACTATATGGGGTTTTTTCACGTCTATAGCCAGGGTTTGGGCCTTCGTGCATTGGGAGTTCCTGTCATCAGGCTTGCATCAATGGTGGTATGAAACGGTCTATCGCTTTCCGCACTTTTTGCTCCCTTTGGCTTTATTGTTATTGTTGATAAGGCCATCGGCCGATTTAGCCAAGACTGCTGCCGACCAATAAGTGATGGTAAGCTGTCAATTGTTGTTGTTAATCACCCAAGCCTATATCGCCAGCACCTGAGCCATTCTATACAAATCCCTATTGGGATGTTTATTTTTGGTAATAGCCTCTTCAAAAGGGGTGTGTTTGATCTTGTTATTAATAATGCCGACCATGCAATTGGATTTTCCGGCAATAATGGCCTCCACGGCACCAAATCCAAGTCGGCTTGCCAAAACCCTATCCATTGCGGATGGCGATCCACCCCTTTGTAAATGGCCAATGATAGCTACTTTTGTATCATAATAATCGAAGGCTTGTTTTACCAGTTCAGCTATTTCAGCAGCGCCGCCAAATTTATTTCCTTCTGCGACAATGACCACGCTAAAGAGTTTTTTTCTTCTGGCGCCTTTTCGCAGCACCTCTACTAATTCTTCGATCGTCGAATCCACTTCTGGAATCAAAACACAACCCGCGCCGCTACCTATAGCCGTATTAAGCGCTATAAAACCAGCATTCCTTCCCATTACCTCTACAAAAAACAAGCGGTTATGTGAATCAGCAGTATCTCTGATTTTATCAACTGCCTGAATAGCCGTATTGATGGCTGTATCAAACCCAATGGTAGCATCTGTACCATATAAGTCATTGTCAATGGTTCCCGGTACGCCAACAATTGGAATATTGTATTCCTGAGAGAAAATAGAGGCCCCCGTAAAAGTGCCATTGCCACCAATAGCCACGCAAGCATCTATATCATAGGCCAATAAAGAGTCATAAGCCAATTTGCGTCCCTCTGGCGTCATAAATCGCTGACTACGCGCTGTTTTTAGCACGGTCCCTCCGCGATGAATAATATTGCCGACATCCCTAACTTCCAATCTCTTGAGTTCCCCATCAATCATTCCCTCGTACCCCCTCTTAATGCCATAAACATGCAAATCATTAAAAGCAGCAGTACGCACTACTGCTCTGACGGCAGCATTCATACCAGGAGCATCACCACCAGAAGTAAAGACAGCTATACGTTTTATTTCATTGCTCATTTATCTGCAAGTTTTTGTTTTTCATGTGATATTGAACCAAATGGTCAATGGGGTATTTTAAAAATTGACCAGCCTGCATGGATGATTCTTGCAATAACTCAAGAAGAATGTTCTGAAAATAAAAAGCCACTGACCCAATAAAATGAATGGGTATTTGTTGGTGGCCCTCGTATTTTTGAATATGCCGACGAACAAAATCAGATAGTCCATTTCTAAGGATTTGCTGGATGGCGTCGTGGTGCTGGTATTCAAATAGAAATTTGGTAAAAGAGGCTATATAGGCTTGGGGTGCTTCACTACTATAAACATTATCCAATACTTCGGGGCGACCACCAGGTATCCAGGCATCTAACGCTAACTTTAAGGGTTCGGGAAGTTCTCTGTAAAAATAGGCACTGAGTAACATTCTGCCTAGATAAATACCGCTTCCTTCATCTCCCAGCATGTACCCTAGGTTGGTCACCTGATCTGTTATTTGAAACCCATCAAAAAGACAGGAATTCGAACCTGTGCCTAATATGCAAACAATGCCAGCATGGTCCCCACAAGTTGCCCGTGCCGCTCCCATCAAATCATGCTCCACCTGGATATTGGCATTGGGAAATACCTTCCCTAAAGCGGTGGCAACGATAACTTTTCTGGATGGCTCCTGGCAACCGGATCCATAATAATGAACAGCTTCCACCTTTTCGTTTTCCTTCGGTTCAATAAAAGTCTTTTCTAATTCTCCTGAAATCCGGCCTGCGGAATGATATACAGGATTAAACCCAATCGTGCTAAGACTTTTTTGTTGGTGCTGGTTAACTATTTTCCAATCTGTTTTGGTCGATCCGCTGTCGGCTATCACTATCATCTTTCATGCATTTCAAGTCCGCAAAAGTAGTGTAATTATTACACTAAGTAAAACAATTATCTGGCATTTTACATCAAGCGACTAAACGTTTATTTGCTTTTTTAAAAATGCCTCGCAATTAAGGGATTAAATAGGTATAAAAAAAACAATAAGTTTCTTTTTTGGAATTTAACACAAATAATTTTATATTTGTTGAAATTAAAACATTTTGATGTAATGGATGCACTTTACCACACCTATCAGCTACAAGAAGAAACCACTAATAACTCCACTATTGGTTGGGTTTTTAAGAACTGGTTTCAATTGTTATGTCTCGGATTGGTACTTCATTTGCTTTTTAGCCGAGACATTTCCATTCAATTCAATCTCCATTCAATAGATGGTGTTGCCCAAAAAGCAGCTTACCAGTTTACGCCTACTTCTTCTCCACAGCCGCAATCGATGATTGTGCCTACTAAATATGAGTCGGAAAAGAGAACGACTGAAAAAAGTAAAAAGGACAATAAGGCCAATAATTTCTCTAACCTAACTTTTATACTCAGCCCTGATTATGCCAAACAAAAAAAGATTGACCCCGATATCGTAAGAGAAAAAAAACAACATGTATTAAATTATGTCCATCACTTCTCCAGTATTGCAATGGAAGAAATGGAGCAATTTGGCATTCCTGCCAGTATCACCTTGGCCCAGGGGCTGCTAGAGTCAAATGCGGGAGATAGCCGGCTCTCTATGGAGTCGAATAATCATTTTGGAATCAAGTGCCGATCCAAATGCCTGGAATGCACTTGCCGCAACTATACCGATGACGATATATACGATATGTTTCGGGTTTTTGATTCAAACCTGGAAAGTTTTAGAG containing:
- a CDS encoding DUF3570 domain-containing protein, with the protein product MINNARKGTYQSYTLTFTTLVAILILSAPMTLVAQDAKYKMKGNDKEITADFLMSYYDQDGNNAAVTGGLGTEKLEDVATLIVLNIPIDTTQSLAASLGADFYSSASTDNIDNNVSSASAHDLRVFMNLGYAKKNLRKAETYGIGLGFSNEYDYTSISANLSWAKEFNEGNSELNLKAQAFLDRWETIFPIELRQEVSVPTNGRQSYNFQAAFSQVINRRMQFSVSGELIYMKGLLSTPFHRVYFQDQNLADIERLPDSRLKIPIGVRLNYFPIDEFVLRSYYRYYWDDFGINAHTLSLETPIKLNPVWSVTPFYRYHIQTGSTYFAPYGEHLSDELFYTSDYDLSALSSHKFGMGIKLAPLYGLARMKSPIGKEKMMIMKSLELRGAYYQRSTDLKAFIVSLGLSFGVK
- a CDS encoding nucleoside-diphosphate kinase, whose amino-acid sequence is MAGKKTFTMIKPDAVKAGHIGAILAKINEGGFKIVAMKLTKLSPEKAGEFYAVHKERPFYGELVEFMSSGPIVAAILEKDNAVEDFRTLIGATNPAQAAPGTIRALFATSIGENAVHGSDSDENAQIEGAFHFAVTEMF
- a CDS encoding bifunctional oligoribonuclease/PAP phosphatase NrnA; translation: MDNISEIKALLSSPKEVLITTHRNPDGDAIGSSLGLMHYLNQLGHQVKIVAPSEYPDFLAWLPDATQIIIFDNAVEDAQEVVKAAELIFCLDFNSLERIDKLGDLVRDKSCPKIMIDHHLYPEPFAEYCLSDTTASSTSEMVFDFIEALGDKSLMNNKIGECIFTGILTDTGSFKYSTSPKLFRIVSELLSYGVDDHKLQDLIFNSMTEKQLRLLGHCLNSRMEILEEFNTGIITLTKEDYATFDIQRGDTEGIVNQLLKIKEVKMAAFITEQPTIVKISLRSKDDFSVQEIAQKHFKGGGHRNAAGGASFQGLKATLRKFKELLPLYKDELTK
- a CDS encoding FKBP-type peptidyl-prolyl cis-trans isomerase gives rise to the protein MRILIMLLALSLIGLTACKPGGEGTGEIQVLEDGTQYIYHKKTGNPPGNPSDYVLFHVYTGTETAVVNSSRETGNEPAYQIPDAGAPANPNSPVPHFLEMMGKGDSLTIVVNLDTLPEKPPGFENESMLYYSIAIQDIQSNAAYEVVLEEKRSAAEKEAEVVKARLSEVEALVQETVGKYSSGSLTSLNTLDSGLKIYTIEEGDGETPNSGELVKVLYYGTLADGTRFDDAFSRGASFDFPIGAGRVIQGWDEGIAQLKKGSKAFLFIPPAMGYGAAGSPPVIPPDAELVFYVELLK
- the prfB gene encoding peptide chain release factor 2 (programmed frameshift) — translated: MTADQLKDFRDRLLVLRRYLDVDRRLIEIEEKEQLSLDPNFWNDPKNAESVLKTIKSHKNWVAQYHSVEAVIDDAEILLEFQKEGEASEEEVEQKYEEANEALDDLEFHSTLNRTEDELGCILEINAGAGGTEACDWADMLFRMYKMWAEKKGFKLSQLNIQEGDVAGIKSVELEIQGDFAYGMLKGENGVHRLVRISPYNAQGKRMTSFASVFIHPMVDERIEIEVNPADLDWDTFRASGAGGQHVNKTESAVRVRHLPSGIVAECQEERSQHLNREKAIQMLKSRLYERELERQRAEREKVEAGKMKNEWGSQIRSYVLDDRRVKDHRTNFQTSQTDAVLAGDLDGFLKAFLMHHD
- the pfkA gene encoding 6-phosphofructokinase, whose product is MSNEIKRIAVFTSGGDAPGMNAAVRAVVRTAAFNDLHVYGIKRGYEGMIDGELKRLEVRDVGNIIHRGGTVLKTARSQRFMTPEGRKLAYDSLLAYDIDACVAIGGNGTFTGASIFSQEYNIPIVGVPGTIDNDLYGTDATIGFDTAINTAIQAVDKIRDTADSHNRLFFVEVMGRNAGFIALNTAIGSGAGCVLIPEVDSTIEELVEVLRKGARRKKLFSVVIVAEGNKFGGAAEIAELVKQAFDYYDTKVAIIGHLQRGGSPSAMDRVLASRLGFGAVEAIIAGKSNCMVGIINNKIKHTPFEEAITKNKHPNRDLYRMAQVLAI
- a CDS encoding glucosaminidase domain-containing protein — protein: MDALYHTYQLQEETTNNSTIGWVFKNWFQLLCLGLVLHLLFSRDISIQFNLHSIDGVAQKAAYQFTPTSSPQPQSMIVPTKYESEKRTTEKSKKDNKANNFSNLTFILSPDYAKQKKIDPDIVREKKQHVLNYVHHFSSIAMEEMEQFGIPASITLAQGLLESNAGDSRLSMESNNHFGIKCRSKCLECTCRNYTDDDIYDMFRVFDSNLESFREHSKLLTSKRYSHLLKLKKTDYKKWAHGLKKAGYATDKHYADKLIKIIETLNLQKYDHL